The Salminus brasiliensis chromosome 8, fSalBra1.hap2, whole genome shotgun sequence genome has a window encoding:
- the LOC140560930 gene encoding coiled-coil domain-containing protein 89, with translation MTSPQRNPKDLKTMIIDTKQDMDDVHQALEKLRGLSQEERSEAEMLRSRIDEQSSLICILKQRADEMLLRCQALERINAELEKLQADVQTELENEHQRSEQLEQRFMDLAANHRELINFKDEYKRQNVELLKENERLREENDKLFSKELAEKEETILKLTQELRDLAEQHRHLEKEYQDKTTGFQLKIKELMNLHQIKEASLQDELHNTQKQLKNAVEMCAEMDLKLRQSHERGMTKETENQEKLEALMKEKNELLELSMQRGKIIQDKQVEIQELEKKKQEAENARQDAESRFEREAAAVDGKLRVKELQHALDKAEEKCNDLKKDFEAYKKHSSNLLAKEKELNAKLRHMIN, from the exons GACATGGATGACGTCCACCAGGCTCTGGAGAAACTGAGGGGGCTTTCCCAGGAGGAGAGGAGCGAGGCCGAAATGTTGCGTTCCAGAATTGATGAGCAGTCCAGCCTCATTTGCATTCTAAAGCAGCGGGCAGATGAGATGCTGCTTCGATGTCAGGCTCTGGAGCGGATCAATGCAGAACTGGAGAAGCTTCAAGCTGATGTTCAGACGGAGCTTGAGAATGAGCACCAGAGGTCTGAACAGCTGGAGCAGAGGTTCATGGACCTTGCGGCCAACCACAGAGAGCTGATCAACTTCAAAGATGAGTACAAACGGCAGAACGTCGAGCTGCTGAAAGAGAACGAGAGGCTCAGGGAAGAGAACGATAAACTGTTCAGTAAAGAGCTAGCGGAGAAAGAGGAGACCATTCTGAAACTGACCCAAGAGCTGAGAGACCTTGCGGAGCAACACAGGCATTTGGAAAAGGAATATCA GGATAAAACAACAGGCTTCCAGTTGAAGATAAAGGAGCTGATGAACCTCCATCAGATAAAAGAAGCCTCATTACAAGATGAGTTGCACAATACTCAGAAACAGCTAAAGAATGCTGTAGAAATGTGTGCAG AGATGGATCTGAAGCTCAGGCAAAGTCACGAAAGAGGCATGACGAAAGAAACTGAGAACCAGGAGAAGCTTGAAGCGCTCATGAAGGAGAAGAATGAGCTACTAGAACTGTCCATGCAAAGGGGGAAAATCATACAG GATAAGCAAGTGGAAATCCAAGAGTTAGAAAAGAAGAAGCAAGAGGCAGAAAATGCCAGGCAGGATGCAGAAAGCAG GTTTGAGAGAGAAGCTGCTGCAGTGGATGGAAAATTGAGAGTGAAGGAGCTCCAGCATGCTCTCGACAAAGCTGAGGAGAAATGTAACGATCTTAAGAAG GACTTTGAGGCGTATAAAAAGCACAGCAGCAACTTGCTGGCAAAAGAAAAGGAGTTAAATGCCAAACTTCGCCACATGATCAACTGA